A DNA window from Streptomyces bacillaris contains the following coding sequences:
- a CDS encoding beta-galactosidase, producing MPSLNDATGPRILLGGDYNPEQWPEETWLEDVRLMKEAEVTSVTIGVFSWATIEPRPGERHLGWLDRLMDLLHQHGIGVVLATPTASPPAWMGSLHPDTLPRGEDGSVVWYGSRQHFCPSSPVYRSYAAAIAKDLAERYGDHPALRMWHINNEYCTFCWCDETARHFRRWLCHRYTTIDALNEAWGTAFWSQRYDTWEQVIPPRKAQYLRNPACTLDFRRFTSDALLECYTAERDIVAARTPHIPVTTNFMPFWTGQDAWRWAQEEDVVSVDIYPDPADPHAGQYGAMIQDMTRSQARGPWMVMEQAAGAVNFRGVNVPKPRGLDRLWSLQAVARGADAVCHFQWRQSRQGAEKFHSAMVSHAGEHGRAYQEIKQIGAELSRLGESVAGTHVTSEVAILHDWDSWWADEQEGRPSSEVHYPAVVRAWHRALWEAGVTTDFAHPEHTLTPYRLVVVPHLYLLTDAAVDNLVAHVRGGGTLVCGFMTGAADQDDRIRPGGMDERLRDLFGIRLVHEWWPLPAGEKVTCDGLRTFEGTLWAEELELSAAETVATYRSGELVGMPAVLRHGRAWYVSTLPEPTALRELLAHVAHEAGARPVLENRPPGLEAIRRGGLLFLLNHAPGPIVVEVPGSYRDLLTGDRVDGSVRLERHGAAVLT from the coding sequence ATGCCCTCTCTCAACGATGCCACCGGACCCCGCATCCTCCTCGGCGGCGACTACAACCCGGAGCAGTGGCCCGAGGAGACATGGCTGGAGGACGTGCGGCTGATGAAGGAGGCCGAGGTCACCTCGGTCACCATCGGGGTGTTCTCCTGGGCGACGATCGAACCCCGCCCGGGAGAACGCCACCTCGGCTGGCTCGACCGGCTCATGGACCTTCTGCACCAGCACGGCATAGGGGTCGTCCTCGCCACCCCCACCGCCTCGCCGCCGGCGTGGATGGGATCCCTCCACCCCGACACACTGCCGCGCGGTGAGGACGGGTCCGTCGTCTGGTACGGATCACGACAGCACTTCTGCCCCAGCTCACCCGTCTACCGGAGCTACGCGGCCGCCATCGCCAAGGACCTCGCCGAGCGATACGGCGACCACCCGGCTCTGCGCATGTGGCACATCAACAACGAGTACTGCACCTTCTGCTGGTGCGACGAGACCGCACGGCACTTCCGCCGCTGGCTGTGCCACAGGTACACCACGATCGACGCCCTGAACGAAGCGTGGGGCACCGCCTTCTGGAGCCAGCGCTACGACACGTGGGAGCAAGTCATCCCACCGCGCAAGGCCCAGTACCTGCGCAACCCCGCCTGCACGCTCGACTTCAGGCGGTTCACCTCCGACGCGCTCCTGGAGTGCTACACCGCCGAGCGCGACATCGTCGCCGCGCGTACCCCCCACATCCCCGTCACCACCAACTTCATGCCGTTCTGGACCGGGCAGGACGCATGGAGGTGGGCCCAGGAGGAGGACGTCGTCTCCGTCGACATCTACCCGGACCCCGCCGACCCGCACGCCGGCCAGTACGGAGCCATGATCCAGGACATGACCCGCTCGCAGGCCCGGGGGCCGTGGATGGTGATGGAGCAGGCGGCGGGCGCGGTGAACTTCCGCGGTGTCAACGTGCCCAAGCCCCGTGGCCTCGACCGGCTCTGGTCCCTCCAGGCCGTCGCCCGTGGCGCGGACGCCGTCTGCCACTTCCAGTGGAGGCAGTCGCGACAGGGAGCGGAGAAATTCCACTCGGCCATGGTCTCCCATGCGGGGGAACACGGCCGCGCCTATCAGGAGATCAAGCAGATCGGTGCCGAACTGTCCCGACTGGGGGAGAGCGTCGCCGGCACGCACGTCACCTCCGAGGTGGCGATCCTCCACGACTGGGACTCCTGGTGGGCCGACGAACAGGAGGGCCGCCCGTCCTCCGAGGTGCACTACCCCGCCGTGGTACGCGCCTGGCACCGGGCCCTGTGGGAGGCCGGTGTCACCACCGACTTCGCCCACCCCGAGCACACCCTGACTCCCTACCGTCTGGTCGTCGTTCCGCACCTGTATCTGCTGACCGACGCCGCTGTCGACAACCTCGTCGCCCACGTACGCGGCGGAGGCACCCTCGTCTGCGGGTTCATGACCGGGGCCGCGGACCAGGACGACCGCATCCGTCCCGGCGGCATGGACGAACGGCTGCGTGATCTGTTCGGTATCCGCCTCGTCCACGAGTGGTGGCCGCTGCCGGCGGGCGAAAAGGTGACATGCGACGGCCTCCGCACCTTCGAGGGAACCCTCTGGGCGGAGGAGCTGGAACTCTCCGCGGCCGAGACCGTAGCCACCTATCGAAGCGGCGAACTCGTCGGCATGCCCGCGGTGCTGCGCCACGGCCGTGCCTGGTACGTCTCCACGCTGCCCGAGCCGACAGCCCTCCGCGAGCTGCTCGCCCACGTGGCCCACGAGGCGGGCGCCCGCCCCGTCCTGGAGAACCGGCCGCCCGGCCTTGAGGCGATCCGCCGCGGTGGCCTGCTCTTCCTGCTCAACCATGCTCCCGGGCCGATCGTCGTCGAGGTACCGGGCTCCTACCGGGACCTGCTCACGGGCGACCGGGTGGACGGTTCCGTGCGCCTGGAGCGCCACGGTGCGGCGGTGCTGACGTGA